The genomic segment CGGGCGAAGCTCTCGGCCTGGTCGCGCGTGCAGGAACTCCACGCGCGGGTTACGGAACAGAAGGAGGAACTTGAAGCGTACCGTGACCGCTCGCTCCATGAAATCGATGTGGCCAATGAAATTTGCACGAGAATCCTGAAAAACCCCTGCATGGAGCGAATGGGCATCAACTACCATGTGGCACCTGCGACCACCCTTGGCGGCGATGTCGTATTAGCCGGGACCACTCCGACCGGCATCCTCCATGTCCTCGTGGGCGACTTCACGGGCCATGGCTTGTCCTCCGCAATCGGCGCCATCCCGGTGGCCGACGTGTTCTATCGAATGACTGAACGAGGACACGCGTTACAGGATATTCTTCGTGAAATCAACCGCAAATTGAACCACACGATGCCGGTCGGCATCTTCTGTGCAGCCAGCGCCATCGAAATCAATCCGATCCGATGCCAGGCATCGGTGTGGAACGGCGGACTTCCACCGGTCCTGGTCGTCAATCCGAGTGCCGGGGTTCGGTTGCAATGGGCGTCGCAGCATCCTCCCCTAGGGGTGCTGCACGCCCAAGCGTTCATGCCGAATCTAGAAACGTATGACCTACAGCCGGGCGACCGAACGATTCTGTATACGGACGGCGTGATTGAAACACGCAGCCCATCGGGTGAGCTATTCGGCGAACCTCGGGTCCACCAGGCTGTCACGCAAGGGCCAGCGTCGCATGTCTTCGAGGAACTCGTCGCCGCGCTCACTGCCTTCGCCAAGGGAGGCGTCCAAGAAGACGATATTACGGTCGTCGATGTGCCGTGCGATATCGTTCTCGAGCGATCCGTAGTGCGGGCTCAGCCGCCCTCACAGGAGCGTTCATGGCAGCTTCCTTGGCACATCGAGGTCCGATTGGGGCCTGATGCGATGCGGGCGGAGGATCCGCTACCGGACTTGATGCAACTGGTGAGCCTGCTACCCGGTCATGCTCGACACCGGGAGCGCTTCTTCACCGTGTTGACGGAACTTCTCTCGAATGCAATCGACCATGGCGTACTGGGAATACAATCGAGTCTGAAAACGTCGTCCGATGGATTCGACGCCTATTACCAGGAGCGAGACCGGCGCCTGGCCGCATTGCAGGACGGCTACGTACAGATTTCCTTAACGCATACTCCATCTGCGAGCGGCGCCCGATTGACCGTGCGTGTCGAAGACAGCGGAGCGGGATTCGATGTGATCCAACCGGCCGCCCCCTTGTCCACGAACAAGTCGCTGTTCGGCCGCGGGATCGCGCTCGTCCGGGCACTGTGTCAGACGGTGACATTCCATGGCGCCGGCAATTGTGTGGAGGCAATCTATAGCTGGGACTGACGCTCATCGAAAACAGAGCGGCGGGGCTAAAGTGTTGCAGGTATTCTTCCGATACAGTCATCGGAAGGGGCAGGCACCGAGGACCTGCCCGCGAACTCCGGTTCTTTCTAATAAGGAGAAAGTGGTCATGCTGAATGTCATGCGACGATTTTTCGACGACGAAGACGGTGCGGCGGCCATTGAGTATGCATTGATCGCATCTGCGATCGCTGTGGTCATCGCCACGGCAGCGTTTACGCTCGGCGGCAATATCAGGAACATGTTCACGCGATTGGCCGGCCTGATTCGCTGAACCCATGGCTTTGTCGGATCTCCCTTCGAGGTGACGATGGACATGATGCTATTCGTTCTGGTCGTGGTGATCCTCGGGGCGGTCAGCGACGCGGCCAGGGGCCTGATTCCGAATTGGCTCACGATGGCAGGTGTGAGCGGTGGCATCACCTTACAGACCGCACACGATGGCCTGAGTGGCCTGGTCGGTAGTCTGGCCGGGTACTGTGTCGGCATCGCTCTGCTGATCGGGTTCTATGCGTGCGGAGGAATGGGGGCCGGAGACGTGAAACTTCTTGGCGCGGTCGGAAGCTGCTTAGGACCGTTCGGCGTGATGCAGGCCGCCGTGGCCATCGCCCTGTTCGGCGGGCTCTATGCACTGGGCGTCAGTTGCCGGCACCGGGGATGGCGGACGATGCTGCGGTCCGTCTATGCAGGGTGTCTGACGATCGCGCTCACCGGTTGTCCGGCGCCCTCTGCAACGTCGACCGCTCCAGAACCGTTGCTCCGGTACGGTATCGTGATCGCGCTCGGGACGGCACTGACACTGTGGTGGCGAGGAGATCTGTCGTTGATCTCTTGACGGATCGCATGAATAGCCGGGAGACGGTGGCACCCTGTCACCTTCCCGGTCGGGCGAA from the Nitrospira sp. genome contains:
- a CDS encoding Flp family type IVb pilin produces the protein MLNVMRRFFDDEDGAAAIEYALIASAIAVVIATAAFTLGGNIRNMFTRLAGLIR
- a CDS encoding fused response regulator/phosphatase, translated to MKVLVADDTVVNRQILQALLRKDGHSVVLAENGKQAVAQFEKEQPELVIMDLMMPEMDGREAASLIKQRTGARFVPVVFLTAVTDETGLTECLASGGDDVLTKPYSLPLLRAKLSAWSRVQELHARVTEQKEELEAYRDRSLHEIDVANEICTRILKNPCMERMGINYHVAPATTLGGDVVLAGTTPTGILHVLVGDFTGHGLSSAIGAIPVADVFYRMTERGHALQDILREINRKLNHTMPVGIFCAASAIEINPIRCQASVWNGGLPPVLVVNPSAGVRLQWASQHPPLGVLHAQAFMPNLETYDLQPGDRTILYTDGVIETRSPSGELFGEPRVHQAVTQGPASHVFEELVAALTAFAKGGVQEDDITVVDVPCDIVLERSVVRAQPPSQERSWQLPWHIEVRLGPDAMRAEDPLPDLMQLVSLLPGHARHRERFFTVLTELLSNAIDHGVLGIQSSLKTSSDGFDAYYQERDRRLAALQDGYVQISLTHTPSASGARLTVRVEDSGAGFDVIQPAAPLSTNKSLFGRGIALVRALCQTVTFHGAGNCVEAIYSWD
- a CDS encoding prepilin peptidase — its product is MMLFVLVVVILGAVSDAARGLIPNWLTMAGVSGGITLQTAHDGLSGLVGSLAGYCVGIALLIGFYACGGMGAGDVKLLGAVGSCLGPFGVMQAAVAIALFGGLYALGVSCRHRGWRTMLRSVYAGCLTIALTGCPAPSATSTAPEPLLRYGIVIALGTALTLWWRGDLSLIS